A genomic stretch from Deinococcus aquiradiocola includes:
- a CDS encoding HD-GYP domain-containing protein, which yields MKVILPGDSHAGPFRTEDHTSVLDAQLRQYALEIGTLYRRSEQQRSELEAATLAVVNAFIIALGAHDPYTRDHTSRVQHLALATARLLDFDDGRLEDVRLGSVLHDIGKISVSDSILRKPARLSEQEYEDIRRHPSVGWLMIESFPALQGARNYVLYHHERWDGSGYPHGLKGDAIPIEGRLLAVVDAYDAMTSDRSYRPGRPPAEAVQELLRVSGTQLDPQVVQAFIAALRRETPPG from the coding sequence GTGAAGGTCATCCTGCCCGGGGACAGCCACGCCGGCCCGTTCCGGACCGAGGACCACACCTCCGTCCTCGACGCGCAGCTCCGGCAGTACGCGCTGGAGATCGGCACCCTCTACCGCCGGTCCGAGCAGCAGCGCAGCGAACTCGAAGCGGCCACCCTGGCCGTCGTGAACGCCTTCATCATCGCGCTCGGCGCGCACGACCCCTACACCCGCGACCACACGAGCCGCGTCCAGCACCTCGCGCTCGCCACCGCCCGCCTCCTCGACTTCGACGACGGGCGCCTCGAAGACGTGCGGCTCGGCAGCGTCCTGCACGACATCGGCAAGATCTCCGTCTCGGACAGCATCCTGCGCAAACCCGCCCGCCTGAGCGAACAGGAGTACGAGGACATCCGCCGCCACCCGTCCGTCGGCTGGCTGATGATCGAGAGTTTTCCGGCCCTGCAGGGCGCACGCAACTACGTGCTGTACCACCACGAACGCTGGGACGGCAGCGGCTACCCGCACGGCCTGAAGGGCGACGCCATCCCCATCGAGGGCCGACTGCTCGCCGTGGTCGACGCCTACGACGCCATGACCAGCGACCGGTCGTACCGGCCCGGCCGTCCGCCCGCCGAGGCCGTGCAGGAACTCCTGCGCGTGAGCGGCACGCAGCTCGACCCGCAGGTCGTGCAGGCCTTCATCGCTGCGCTGCGGCGCGAAACGCCGCCCGGCTGA
- a CDS encoding carbohydrate ABC transporter permease: protein MTTTTRPGGTATGTRPAPTLATRLRRAPGVAVTVLTVLLALLWVFPLYWAAITSFKPEQETIANPPTLWPQTFDVSAYTYIFQNSPIVRWYLNSVFTSGAITVLVLLLSVLCAFALSQLQFRGRTWLYWLVMAGFMLPFQASIIPLFILVNRLGLVNDNLGLILPQLAAPIAVVIYKQFFDQIPRDLGDAARIDGAGELRVLFSIFLPLNWSITVSLAIVTFIAAWNNFLWPFIVMNDTSKLTIPVGITQVQSAYGVAYAKTMASAMAAAVPMVIAYLLFQRRVTEGVMATSGLK, encoded by the coding sequence ATGACGACCACCACCCGCCCGGGCGGCACGGCGACCGGCACGCGCCCCGCCCCGACGCTCGCGACGCGGCTGCGGCGCGCGCCCGGCGTGGCCGTCACGGTGCTGACCGTGCTGCTCGCCCTGCTGTGGGTGTTCCCGCTGTACTGGGCGGCCATCACGTCCTTCAAGCCGGAGCAGGAGACGATCGCGAACCCGCCCACCCTGTGGCCGCAGACCTTCGACGTGAGCGCGTACACGTACATCTTCCAGAACAGCCCCATCGTCCGCTGGTACCTGAACAGCGTCTTCACGTCCGGCGCGATCACGGTGCTGGTGCTGCTGCTGTCGGTGCTGTGCGCGTTCGCGCTGTCGCAGCTGCAGTTCCGGGGGCGGACGTGGCTGTACTGGCTGGTGATGGCGGGCTTCATGCTGCCGTTCCAGGCGAGCATCATTCCGCTGTTCATCCTGGTGAACCGCCTGGGCCTCGTGAACGACAACCTGGGCCTGATCCTGCCTCAGCTGGCCGCGCCGATCGCGGTCGTGATCTACAAGCAGTTCTTCGATCAGATTCCGCGTGACCTGGGGGACGCGGCCCGCATCGACGGTGCGGGGGAGCTGCGGGTGCTGTTCAGCATCTTCCTGCCGCTCAACTGGAGCATCACGGTGTCGCTCGCCATCGTGACGTTCATCGCCGCGTGGAACAACTTCCTGTGGCCGTTCATCGTGATGAACGACACCAGCAAGCTCACGATTCCCGTGGGAATCACGCAGGTGCAGTCCGCGTACGGGGTGGCGTACGCGAAGACGATGGCGTCCGCCATGGCGGCGGCCGTGCCGATGGTGATCGCGTACCTGCTGTTCCAGCGGCGCGTGACGGAGGGGGTGATGGCGACGTCCGGCCTGAAGTGA
- a CDS encoding carbohydrate ABC transporter permease, whose amino-acid sequence MLDTLPPAARTPERRLLDRRRAGTAALLVLPFLILYLLFLIYPTLRVVQLSFTNADLTGAGAWVGLQNYTRLLRDPTFWTALLNTVLFILLTAVPNTVVGLVLALLVVRLNRLKNVVLALFFLPFVLPVSVVTNVWNWVLDANFGLVNTLTGSTVAWFQDPVWALPAVALVTIWWTVGFNVLLFIAGLQGIPAEIYEAASLDGAAGQRLFWSITWPNLWPVTSLILLLQLIAQFKIFDQIYLLTQGGPFDKTLVLLLYSYREGFQQQHGGYSSTIGVVLMLVIALVTAVQARLTRRGSV is encoded by the coding sequence ATGCTCGACACCCTACCGCCCGCCGCCCGAACGCCCGAACGCCGCCTGCTGGACCGCAGGCGCGCGGGCACGGCGGCGCTGCTCGTCCTGCCGTTCCTGATCCTGTACCTGCTGTTCCTGATCTACCCGACGCTGCGCGTGGTGCAGCTCAGCTTCACGAACGCCGACCTGACCGGCGCAGGCGCCTGGGTGGGCCTGCAGAACTACACGCGGCTGCTTCGCGACCCGACCTTCTGGACGGCCCTGCTGAACACGGTGCTGTTCATCCTGCTGACCGCCGTCCCGAACACGGTGGTGGGCCTGGTGCTGGCGCTGCTGGTCGTGCGCCTGAACCGCCTGAAGAACGTGGTGCTGGCGCTGTTCTTCCTGCCGTTCGTGCTGCCGGTCAGCGTCGTCACGAACGTCTGGAACTGGGTGCTGGACGCGAACTTCGGACTGGTCAACACCCTGACGGGCAGCACCGTCGCGTGGTTCCAGGACCCCGTGTGGGCGCTGCCCGCCGTGGCGCTCGTGACGATCTGGTGGACGGTGGGCTTCAACGTGCTGCTGTTCATCGCGGGCCTGCAGGGCATTCCCGCCGAGATCTACGAGGCGGCGTCGCTGGACGGCGCGGCCGGACAGCGGCTCTTCTGGTCGATCACGTGGCCGAACCTGTGGCCCGTCACGAGCCTGATCCTGCTGCTGCAGCTCATCGCGCAGTTCAAGATCTTCGATCAGATCTACCTGCTGACGCAGGGCGGCCCCTTCGACAAGACGCTGGTGCTGCTGCTGTACTCGTACCGTGAGGGTTTCCAGCAGCAGCACGGCGGGTACTCGTCCACCATCGGCGTGGTCCTGATGCTGGTGATCGCGCTCGTCACGGCCGTGCAGGCGCGCCTGACGCGCCGGGGGAGCGTATGA
- a CDS encoding extracellular solute-binding protein gives MRTRTLLALSLALSTSAHAATTVVFWDFFGGGDGIRMKQIVDDFNASQKDIVVQRTTQTWGNPFYTKVHTAVVSGQTPDVMTYHLSAVPAGLQKKDLRPFTQADLSLAGLKTSDFQQNLVGTLNTDAKASGNAGNLYALPLDTHTFVIYYNKDLLKKAGLIGADGKMAAMKSVADLTAALNTIKTRTGVTPVALSTNQDPASVWRLWYSLFLQQGGTMVKDGKLYTGDLDTKGKAALQVMADWSKAGLTTKNVTYPAGVALFTAGRAAMMMNGNWEVPTMVDAKAKGQIKFDYGVMSFPSLYGGNTATWADSHELAIPANSKTPMSAEKLKAVMTFIGYVNKQGGMTWAGGGHIPAYLPTQGSAAFKALQPNAMYSATSATDARLEPTVPIFGVGGPVYDSVGVNFVPVLLGQATPEQGIAKFKAALQGFTK, from the coding sequence ATGCGCACACGTACACTGCTCGCCCTGAGTCTCGCCCTCAGCACCAGCGCCCACGCGGCCACCACCGTCGTCTTCTGGGACTTCTTCGGCGGCGGCGACGGCATCCGCATGAAACAGATCGTGGACGACTTCAACGCCTCCCAGAAGGACATCGTCGTGCAGCGCACCACCCAGACCTGGGGGAACCCCTTCTACACCAAGGTCCACACCGCCGTCGTGTCCGGACAGACGCCCGACGTCATGACGTACCACCTGTCCGCCGTCCCCGCCGGACTCCAGAAGAAAGACCTGCGGCCCTTCACGCAGGCCGACCTCAGCCTCGCGGGCCTCAAGACGAGCGACTTCCAGCAGAACCTCGTCGGCACCCTCAACACCGATGCGAAAGCCAGCGGCAACGCCGGCAACCTCTACGCCCTCCCGCTCGACACGCACACCTTCGTCATCTACTACAACAAGGACCTCCTCAAGAAGGCGGGCCTGATCGGCGCGGACGGCAAGATGGCCGCCATGAAGAGCGTCGCCGACCTCACCGCGGCGCTCAACACCATCAAGACCAGAACCGGCGTCACGCCCGTCGCGCTCAGCACCAACCAGGACCCCGCCAGCGTGTGGCGCCTGTGGTACAGCCTGTTCCTGCAGCAGGGCGGCACCATGGTCAAGGACGGCAAACTGTACACCGGCGACCTCGACACCAAGGGCAAGGCGGCCCTGCAGGTCATGGCCGACTGGAGCAAGGCGGGCCTCACCACCAAGAACGTCACGTACCCCGCGGGCGTCGCCCTCTTCACCGCCGGTCGCGCCGCCATGATGATGAACGGCAACTGGGAAGTCCCGACCATGGTGGACGCCAAAGCCAAAGGGCAGATCAAGTTCGACTACGGCGTGATGAGCTTCCCGTCCCTGTACGGCGGCAACACCGCCACCTGGGCCGACTCGCACGAGCTCGCCATTCCCGCGAACAGCAAGACGCCCATGAGCGCCGAGAAGCTCAAGGCCGTCATGACCTTCATCGGGTACGTGAACAAGCAGGGCGGCATGACCTGGGCGGGCGGCGGGCACATCCCCGCGTACCTGCCCACGCAGGGCAGCGCCGCCTTCAAGGCCCTGCAGCCGAACGCCATGTACAGCGCCACCTCCGCCACCGACGCGCGCCTGGAACCCACCGTGCCGATCTTCGGGGTGGGCGGCCCGGTGTACGACTCGGTCGGCGTGAACTTCGTACCGGTGCTGCTCGGCCAGGCCACGCCTGAACAGGGCATCGCGAAATTCAAGGCGGCCCTGCAGGGCTTCACGAAGTAA
- a CDS encoding alpha-N-arabinofuranosidase, with translation MTTPEALTARVSLHTRRTVGAISPLIFGGFAEHMGRCIYEGIYDPASPLADERGLRSDVMAALRETNYRIMRYPGGNFVSGYRWQDGIGPKAERPRRRALAWRSTETNQFGPHEFMDFARELGTEPMWAVNLGTGSIQDAADLVEYMNLPTGTHYSDLRAANGQREGYGVKYWCLGNEMDGPWQIGHLDAAAYADKAVEAAKLMRWTDPGIKTIACGSSNTAMDTFPSWDRTVLERAWEHIDYFSMHYYAGNPNMGEPKEQVDTDSYLASSVHFDEHVDTVAAAIRLAKAQRRSRKDVYLCWDEWNVWYRATGGDGEWAEAPHILEEVYNLEDALVVAQWLGTFLRKADVVKIACIAQIVNVIAPIMTRRDGMFRQTIFYPLTLFSRHAAGDSLDVLVDAPTHETRKFGEVPLLDVTASFDAPSGDGAVFLVNRSQGQAMQVTLNWEDVSPGSLTGAWQMSGRDPRAANSFEVPDAVTSRPIALPVLDGGKVTLLLPPLSFTVLTSRHAPA, from the coding sequence ATGACGACACCAGAAGCGCTCACCGCCCGCGTCTCCCTGCACACCCGGCGAACCGTCGGCGCGATCTCGCCCCTCATCTTCGGCGGCTTCGCCGAACACATGGGACGCTGCATCTACGAGGGCATCTACGACCCGGCCTCTCCCCTCGCCGACGAACGCGGTCTGCGCAGCGACGTGATGGCCGCCCTGCGCGAGACCAACTACCGCATCATGCGCTACCCGGGCGGGAACTTCGTTTCCGGCTACCGCTGGCAGGACGGCATCGGCCCGAAAGCCGAGCGGCCCCGCCGCCGCGCCCTCGCGTGGCGCTCCACCGAAACGAACCAGTTCGGACCGCACGAGTTCATGGACTTCGCCCGCGAACTCGGCACGGAACCGATGTGGGCCGTGAACCTCGGCACCGGCAGCATCCAGGACGCCGCCGACCTCGTGGAGTACATGAACCTCCCCACCGGCACGCACTACAGCGACCTGCGCGCCGCGAACGGCCAGCGGGAAGGGTACGGCGTGAAGTACTGGTGCCTGGGCAACGAGATGGACGGCCCCTGGCAGATCGGGCACCTGGACGCCGCCGCGTACGCCGACAAGGCCGTCGAGGCCGCCAAGCTGATGCGCTGGACGGACCCCGGCATCAAGACCATCGCGTGCGGCTCGTCGAACACCGCGATGGACACCTTCCCCAGCTGGGACCGGACCGTGCTGGAGCGCGCCTGGGAGCACATCGACTACTTCTCGATGCACTACTACGCGGGAAATCCGAACATGGGCGAGCCGAAGGAACAGGTGGACACCGACTCTTACCTGGCGAGCAGCGTGCACTTCGACGAGCACGTGGACACGGTCGCGGCCGCCATCCGGCTCGCGAAGGCGCAGCGGCGCTCCCGCAAGGACGTGTACCTGTGCTGGGACGAGTGGAACGTCTGGTACCGCGCGACGGGCGGGGACGGCGAGTGGGCCGAAGCGCCGCACATCCTGGAAGAGGTGTACAACCTGGAGGACGCGCTGGTGGTCGCGCAGTGGCTGGGGACGTTCCTGCGCAAGGCGGACGTCGTCAAGATCGCGTGCATCGCGCAGATCGTGAACGTGATCGCGCCGATCATGACGCGCCGGGACGGGATGTTCCGGCAGACGATCTTCTACCCGCTGACGCTGTTCAGCCGGCACGCGGCGGGCGACTCGCTGGACGTGCTGGTGGACGCGCCGACGCACGAGACGAGGAAGTTCGGGGAGGTGCCGCTGCTGGACGTGACGGCCAGTTTCGACGCGCCGAGCGGGGACGGCGCCGTGTTCCTCGTGAACCGTTCGCAGGGGCAGGCGATGCAGGTGACGCTGAACTGGGAGGACGTGTCGCCGGGGTCGCTGACGGGCGCGTGGCAGATGAGCGGCAGAGATCCGCGCGCCGCGAACAGTTTCGAGGTGCCGGACGCGGTCACGAGTCGCCCGATCGCGCTGCCGGTGCTGGACGGCGGGAAGGTGACGTTGCTGCTGCCGCCGCTGTCGTTCACGGTGCTGACGAGTCGGCATGCGCCCGCCTGA
- a CDS encoding sugar ABC transporter ATP-binding protein, with protein MTGHPTSPAGPTPTARLALRDIHQRFPGVIALDNVHLDLHAGRVHGLMGENGAGKSTIIKILSGTYPPTSGTILRDGTPTAYHSAAHAQRGGVRTIHQELSLVPMLSVAENIYAGALPARLGLVDRRRLHDDTRRILRQLDLNLSPDTPVGDLSLAQQQLVEIGRALAHRADVLILDEPTSSLTEREVETLFRIVRDLQQQGTAVLYVSHKMSEIFALCDEVTVLRDGRHVGHHQTRDVTEDMLVRLMAGRDVQNAYPPRGTPTDELMVRVQGLANATAGPCSFELRRGEILGLYGLVGAGRTELARMIFGAEPATSGSIELGGEALRVRSTRDAVAARIGYVTEDRKSLGVFLDFDVARNTAAAAPHLVRRGPWFDAPAERRLAETYITQLRVKTGGPDQQVGTLSGGNQQKVLIAKWLAIEPRLLIVDEPTRGIDVSAKAEIHRLLRRFADGGMAVIVISSELPEVMGVSDRVLVMHEGTITAEFDPAHATPEDLLRAASGPTAPPHPDPAPRRTA; from the coding sequence ATGACGGGTCACCCCACGTCACCGGCCGGCCCCACGCCCACCGCACGACTCGCCCTGCGCGACATCCACCAGCGCTTCCCCGGCGTGATCGCGCTCGACAACGTCCACCTCGACCTGCACGCCGGGCGTGTCCACGGCCTGATGGGCGAGAACGGCGCAGGCAAGAGCACCATCATCAAGATCCTCAGTGGCACCTACCCCCCCACCTCCGGCACCATCCTGCGGGACGGCACCCCCACCGCCTACCACAGCGCCGCCCATGCCCAGCGCGGCGGCGTCCGCACCATCCACCAGGAACTCAGCCTCGTCCCGATGCTCAGCGTCGCCGAGAACATCTACGCGGGCGCACTCCCCGCCCGCCTCGGCCTCGTGGACCGCCGCCGCCTGCACGACGACACCCGCCGCATCCTTCGGCAGCTCGACCTGAACCTCTCCCCGGACACCCCGGTCGGCGACCTGAGCCTCGCGCAGCAGCAGCTCGTCGAGATCGGCCGCGCACTCGCGCACCGCGCCGACGTCCTGATCCTCGACGAACCCACCTCGTCCCTCACCGAACGCGAGGTCGAGACGCTCTTCCGCATCGTGCGCGACCTGCAGCAGCAGGGCACCGCCGTCCTGTACGTCAGCCACAAGATGAGCGAGATCTTCGCGCTGTGCGACGAGGTCACCGTCCTGCGCGACGGCCGCCACGTCGGGCACCACCAGACGCGCGACGTGACCGAGGACATGCTCGTGCGGCTCATGGCGGGCCGCGACGTGCAGAACGCCTACCCGCCGCGCGGCACCCCCACGGACGAGCTCATGGTGCGCGTCCAGGGTCTCGCCAACGCCACCGCCGGACCATGCAGCTTCGAGCTGCGGCGAGGCGAGATCCTCGGCCTGTACGGCCTGGTCGGCGCGGGCCGCACCGAACTGGCCCGCATGATCTTCGGCGCGGAACCCGCCACCAGCGGCAGCATCGAACTCGGCGGGGAAGCGCTCCGCGTCCGCAGCACCCGGGACGCCGTCGCGGCCCGCATCGGCTACGTCACCGAGGACCGCAAGAGCCTCGGCGTGTTCCTCGACTTCGACGTGGCCCGGAACACCGCCGCCGCCGCCCCCCACCTCGTGCGCCGGGGCCCGTGGTTCGACGCGCCCGCCGAACGCCGCCTCGCCGAAACCTACATCACGCAGCTGCGCGTCAAGACCGGCGGCCCCGACCAGCAGGTCGGCACCCTCTCCGGCGGGAACCAGCAGAAGGTCCTGATCGCCAAATGGCTCGCCATCGAACCGCGCCTGCTGATCGTGGACGAACCCACGCGCGGCATCGACGTGAGCGCCAAGGCCGAAATCCACCGCCTGCTGCGCCGCTTCGCGGACGGCGGCATGGCCGTCATCGTCATCAGCTCCGAACTGCCGGAAGTGATGGGCGTCAGTGACCGCGTCCTCGTGATGCACGAGGGCACCATCACCGCCGAATTCGACCCCGCGCACGCCACCCCCGAGGACCTGCTGCGCGCCGCGAGCGGGCCCACCGCACCCCCCCACCCCGACCCGGCCCCCAGGAGAACCGCATGA
- a CDS encoding ABC transporter permease, translating to MNTSPSLPAAPPRANLFTQLTRVREFALLVFIVVLALLLSVTSSSFASTGNLIAVALGLASSGIVATGMLVTLAAGGVDLSVGSVLALGGVIAAVAVKAGVPVPVAFLLAVLCGSLTGLVNGLLITRVGINPLITTLGTMGIARGAAYVITQGSPIGGLPDSFGALGQNDFLGLPLPVWVLGVVVLVADFLMRRLAWARQVYYVGGNEAAARLSGIPADRVKLRVYVICSTLAALAGVLGASRFSVAAPSEGLGIELIAIAGGVIGGASLSGGQGRVLGAFLGVLLVAMVNNAMVLYQVPVYWQQMVSGSILLIAVASDILSQNVRRRRAMRATRPTP from the coding sequence ATGAACACCAGCCCCTCGCTTCCCGCCGCCCCGCCCCGCGCGAACCTGTTCACGCAACTCACCCGCGTCCGCGAGTTCGCGCTGCTGGTGTTCATCGTGGTGCTGGCCCTGCTGCTGTCCGTCACCAGCAGCAGCTTCGCCAGCACCGGCAACCTCATCGCGGTCGCGCTCGGCCTCGCCAGCAGCGGCATCGTCGCCACCGGCATGCTCGTCACGCTCGCCGCCGGAGGCGTGGACCTCTCGGTCGGGTCCGTCCTCGCGCTCGGCGGAGTGATCGCCGCCGTGGCCGTCAAGGCGGGCGTGCCCGTCCCCGTCGCGTTCCTGCTCGCCGTGCTGTGCGGCAGCCTGACCGGCCTCGTCAACGGCCTGCTCATCACGCGCGTCGGCATCAACCCGCTCATCACGACGCTCGGCACCATGGGCATCGCGCGCGGCGCGGCGTACGTCATCACGCAGGGCTCACCCATCGGCGGTCTGCCCGACAGCTTCGGCGCGCTCGGCCAGAACGACTTTCTCGGCCTGCCGCTCCCCGTGTGGGTGCTGGGCGTCGTGGTGCTCGTCGCGGACTTCCTGATGCGCCGCCTCGCCTGGGCACGCCAGGTGTACTACGTGGGCGGCAACGAGGCCGCCGCCCGCCTGTCCGGCATTCCCGCCGACCGCGTCAAGCTGCGCGTGTACGTCATCTGCTCCACGCTCGCCGCCCTGGCGGGCGTGCTGGGCGCCAGCCGCTTCTCCGTCGCCGCGCCCAGCGAGGGCCTCGGCATCGAACTGATCGCCATCGCGGGCGGCGTGATCGGCGGCGCGAGCCTGTCCGGCGGGCAGGGCCGCGTGCTCGGCGCGTTCCTCGGCGTGCTGCTCGTCGCGATGGTCAACAACGCCATGGTGCTGTACCAGGTGCCCGTGTACTGGCAGCAGATGGTGAGCGGCTCGATCCTGCTCATCGCCGTCGCCAGCGACATCCTCAGTCAGAACGTCCGCCGCCGCCGCGCCATGCGCGCCACGCGCCCCACCCCCTGA
- a CDS encoding substrate-binding domain-containing protein — MKHRIATAALLSTVTLGLLSGPAAAQKGSGYVMVTFLSGIDYWKDAYRGMQAAGKELGVSTTYTGSVNYELNDNIATLEQVIARKPAGILLTVMNADALRPTIDKAIKAGIPVVTFDADSPKSNRYAFLGTGNERAGAEAARYLCSKVSSGEVAISSVPAQQNHVERRTGFTNYLKANCPNLKIVATTDDKTDSSVAAREMASVLQAHPNIKGIFATDAAGGVGVAQAVKEARMNGKIKIVSFDYDEGTLDNIDKGVIDATVAQGTWQMGYWGLKMLDSVAKNRIASVSNWRTASISPLPPVIDTGVSVITKANSKFWRK, encoded by the coding sequence ATGAAGCACCGCATCGCCACCGCCGCCCTCCTCTCCACCGTCACCCTCGGCCTGCTCTCCGGCCCCGCCGCCGCGCAGAAAGGCAGCGGCTACGTCATGGTCACCTTCCTGAGCGGCATCGACTACTGGAAGGACGCGTACCGCGGCATGCAGGCCGCCGGGAAGGAACTCGGCGTCAGCACCACCTACACCGGCAGCGTCAACTACGAACTGAACGACAACATCGCCACCCTCGAACAGGTCATCGCCCGCAAACCCGCAGGTATCCTCCTGACCGTCATGAACGCCGACGCGCTCCGCCCCACCATCGACAAGGCCATCAAGGCCGGCATTCCCGTCGTGACCTTCGACGCCGACAGCCCCAAAAGCAACCGCTACGCGTTCCTCGGAACCGGCAACGAACGCGCGGGCGCCGAAGCCGCCAGGTACCTGTGCAGCAAGGTCAGCAGCGGCGAGGTCGCCATCAGCAGCGTGCCCGCCCAGCAGAACCACGTCGAGCGCCGCACCGGCTTCACCAACTACCTCAAGGCGAACTGCCCGAACCTGAAGATCGTCGCCACCACCGACGACAAGACCGACTCGTCCGTCGCCGCCCGCGAGATGGCCAGCGTCCTGCAGGCCCACCCGAACATCAAGGGCATCTTCGCCACCGACGCCGCCGGAGGCGTGGGCGTCGCGCAGGCCGTCAAGGAAGCCCGCATGAACGGCAAGATCAAGATCGTGTCCTTCGACTACGACGAAGGCACCCTCGACAACATCGACAAGGGCGTCATCGACGCGACCGTCGCGCAGGGCACCTGGCAGATGGGGTACTGGGGCCTGAAGATGCTCGACTCGGTCGCCAAGAACCGCATCGCCAGCGTCTCCAACTGGCGCACCGCCAGCATCAGCCCGCTGCCGCCCGTCATCGACACCGGCGTGAGCGTCATCACCAAAGCCAACAGCAAGTTCTGGCGCAAGTAA
- a CDS encoding ABC transporter permease, which produces MTTLTPAPGAARRANLLGGRGALLVLVALVVFASLRYDGFLSAYNASSFFRYNSMFMLIGIGMTFVIITGGIDLSVGSTAAMASVMAALASPHGPALGVLAGVLAGGAVGLLNAVLIIRLRIEPFIVTLATFLGARGLAQLASHQAAVSVDSGGLFAQIGQGDVLGIPVPVVILAVALVLGMALLGFTRVGRTALATGDNEDAARLMGLQVDHAKLLVYTLSGLLAGLAGVILAAQFGAGQPTEGVGWELTAIAGVVVGGTLLSGGRGSIFNTMVGVTLLGLIFNILNFENGKGIISIDVFWQNVIRGAFLLVVILLQARSSRTP; this is translated from the coding sequence GTGACGACCCTCACCCCCGCCCCCGGCGCCGCCCGCCGCGCGAACCTGCTCGGCGGGCGCGGCGCGCTCCTCGTGCTCGTCGCGCTCGTCGTGTTCGCGTCCCTGCGTTACGACGGCTTCCTGAGCGCCTACAACGCCAGCAGCTTCTTCCGCTACAACTCGATGTTCATGCTGATCGGGATCGGCATGACGTTCGTGATCATCACGGGCGGCATCGACCTCTCGGTCGGCAGCACCGCCGCCATGGCGAGCGTCATGGCGGCCCTCGCCAGCCCGCACGGTCCCGCCCTGGGCGTCCTGGCGGGCGTCCTCGCCGGGGGCGCGGTCGGCCTGCTGAACGCCGTCCTGATCATCCGCCTGCGGATCGAGCCGTTCATCGTGACGCTGGCCACGTTCCTCGGCGCGCGCGGACTCGCGCAGCTCGCGTCACACCAGGCCGCCGTGTCCGTGGATTCGGGTGGCCTCTTCGCGCAGATCGGGCAGGGCGACGTGCTCGGGATTCCCGTTCCCGTCGTCATTCTCGCCGTGGCCCTCGTGCTCGGCATGGCGCTCCTCGGCTTCACGCGCGTGGGCCGCACCGCGCTCGCCACCGGCGACAACGAGGACGCCGCCCGCCTGATGGGCCTGCAGGTCGACCACGCGAAACTGCTGGTGTACACCCTGTCCGGCCTGCTCGCGGGCCTCGCGGGCGTGATCCTCGCCGCGCAGTTCGGGGCGGGTCAGCCGACCGAAGGCGTCGGCTGGGAACTGACCGCCATCGCGGGCGTCGTGGTGGGCGGCACGCTCCTCAGCGGCGGGCGCGGCTCGATCTTCAACACCATGGTCGGCGTGACGCTCCTCGGCCTGATCTTCAACATCCTCAACTTCGAGAACGGCAAAGGCATCATCTCCATCGACGTGTTCTGGCAGAACGTCATTCGCGGCGCGTTCCTGCTCGTCGTGATCCTGCTGCAGGCCCGCTCCTCCCGCACCCCCTGA